A segment of the Synechococcus sp. MEDNS5 genome:
ATGGCTTCGAGGCATTGTTGCTGCGACTGCGTCGTCGGATCGGTGCCCGCGCCCGCAAGACCTGGGGTTTTGAGGGGTCCCGTGACCTGTATGTGGCCTCCCTTAGCAGCCGCACCGTTGTGTACAAGGGCATGGTGCGCTCCGAGGTGTTGGCGCAGTACTTCGCCGATCTGCGTGATCCGCGCTTTGAGGTGAGCTTTGCTGTGTATCACCGCCGCTTCAGCACCAACACCCTGCCGCGCTGGCCTCTGGCTCAGCCGATGCGGCTGCTTGGCCACAACGGTGAAATCAACACGCTGCTGGGCAACCTCAACTGGGCCAAGGCTTCAGAAGCCAGCCTCGCTGACGTTTGGGGTGAAGCCGCGGATGATCTAAACCCCGTGGTGAACCCGGCTTTCAGTGATTCGGCCAACCTCGACGCCACCCTGGAGCTGATGGTGCGCAGCGGTCGCTCAATCACCGACAGCTTGATCACCCTGGTGCCTGAGGCCTTCCGTAACCAGCCGGACCTGGAGGATCGTCCTGAGGTGACGGCGATGTACGAATTCAATGCCGGCATCCAGGAGCCCTGGGACGGTCCAGCCCTGCTGGTGTTTGCTGACGGCAAACGGGTGGGTGCCACCCTGGATCGGAACGGGCTACGACCGGCTCGCTGGTGCACCACCGCCGACGGTTTCGTGATCATGGGATCGGAAACCGGTGTGGTGGATCTCAGCGGCAAGACCGTTGTTCAGAAGGGTCGTCTCGGCCCCGGCCAGATGGTGGCTGTGGATCTGGAGAACGGTCAGCTGCTCGACAACTGGACTGTGAAGGAGGACGCAGCAGGACGCTTCCCCTATGGCGACTGGCTGCAGCAGCACCGCCGCAGCGTGGCGGCCCAACCCTGGGCTCAAGATCGACAGATCGGCGAGCTGGATCTGCTGCGGCTGCAGACCGCCATGGGCTTCACCGCCGAAGACTTCGATCTGGTGATCGAGGACATGGCCGGACTGGGCAAGGAGCCCACCTATTGCATGGGAGACGACATCCCCCTCGCGGTGTTGTCGGACAAACCCCACCTTCTCTACGACTACTTCAAACAGCGCTTCGCCCAGGTCACCAACCCGCCGATTGATCCCCTGCGGGAAAAGCTGGTGATGAGCCTGGAAATGCATCTGGGTGAGCGCCGGCCGGCGCTGAAGCCCCAGCCCGAGGCGGCCGCCGTGATCCATCTGGACACTCCGGTTCTCAATGAAGCCGAACTTGCAGCGATCAGCGAGCAGGGACTCCCCGTCGCAACCCTGTCGACCCAGGTGGCCGTTGAGGCCTGCGCCGGTGGCTTGTCATCGGCCCTTCAAGGGCTGTGTCAGGCGGCTGAGGAAGCTGTGCGCAGCGGTGCCCAGGTGTTGGTGCTCTCCGATCGTGTTGATAGGTCCGGTGCCGCTGCCCAGCTGACCGCCACCAGCGTGGCGATGCCGGCCCTCCTGGCCGTGGGGGCGGTGCATCACCACCTGCTGCGGCAGAAGCTGCGTTTGCGCTGCTCCTTGGTGATCGACACCGCCCAGTGCTGGAGCACCCACCACATGGCCTGCCTGATCGGCTACGGCGCCAGCGCGGTTTGCCCGTGGCTCACCTGGGAGACAACCCGCCACTGGCTCGCCCACCCCAAAACCCAGAAGCGGATCGAGCAGGGCAAGCTGCCCGTTCTAGACGCCGACAAGGTGCAGGCCAATGTGCGCGTTTCCCTGGAAAACGGCCTGCGCAAGATCCTCTCCAAGATCGGCATTTCGCTGCTGGCCAGCTACCACGGTGCCCAGATTTTTGAAGCGATCGGTCTCGGGGCCGATGTGATCGACACCGCGTTCACCGGCACCACCAGCCGTGTGGCGGGCATGACCCTGGCGGAGCTGGCCAATGAAACGCTCTCACTGCATGCCAAGGCCTTCCCGGAGCTCAACCGCAGCAAGCTTGAGTTCATGGGCTTTGTGCAGTACCGCACTGGCGGTGAGTACCACCTCAACAGTCCTGATATGGCCAAGGCTCTGCATAAGGCCGTGGCTGAAGGGCCGGGCTATGACCATTTCTCCACTTACAAAACCCTGCTGGAGAACCGGCCGGTCACAGCCCTGCGGGATCTGCTGGAGTTCAAGCTGGCTCCAACACCGCTGCCCTTGGATCAGGTGGAGAGTGCGGAAAGTCTCTGCAAGCGTTTCTGCACCGGTGGCATGAGCCTCGGTGCTTTGTCGCGGGAAGCCCACGAGGTGCTGGCGGTGGCGATGAACCGCATCGGCGGTAAGAGCAACAGTGGTGAAGGCGGCGAGGACCCGGCCCGTTTCCAGGTTCTTCATGATGTGGACGCCGAAGGCCGCTCGCAGGCCTTCCCGAGCATCGGTGGCCTCCGCAACGGCGACACCGCCTGTTCGGCGATCAAGCAGATCGCTTCCGGACGCTTCGGTGTGACGGCCGAGTACCTGCGTAGCGGCAAGCAATTGGAGATCAAGGTGGCCCAGGGGGCCAAGCCCGGTGAGGGCGGTCAGCTGCCCGGCCCGAAGGTGGATGACTACATCGCCTGGCTTCGCAACAGCAAACCCGGCGTGGCGCTGATCTCACCGCCGCCCCATCACGACATCTATTCGATCGAGGATCTAGCTCAGTTGATTCACGATCTGCACCAGGTGCACCCGAAGGCGCCGGTGAGCGTGAAGCTGGTGGCCGAGATCGGTATCGGCACCATCGCCGCCGGTGTGGCCAAGGCCAATGCAGATGTGATTCAGATTTCCGGCCACGACGGAGGTACCGGGGCCTCGCCGCTGAGTTCGATCAAACATGCCGGAAGCCCCTGGGAGCTGGGTCTCACCGAAGTGCACCGCAGCCTGGTCGAGAACGGCCTGCGGGATCGGGTGCTGCTGCGGGCCGATGGCGGCCTCAAGACCGGCTGGGATGTGGTGATCGCAGCCCTGCTTGGCGCTGAAGAGTATGGCTTCGGCTCAGTGGCGATGATCGCCGAGGGCTGCATCATGGCCCGCGTCTGCCACACCAACAATTGCCCAGTGGGCGTGGCCACCCAGAAGGAGGCCCTGCGCAAGCGCTTCACCGGTGTGCCCGAGCACGTGGTGAATTTCTTCTGGTACGTGGCGGAAGAAGTGCGTCAGCTGCTCAGCCTCCTCGGTGTGGCCAAACTCGAGGACCTGATCGGCCGCAGCGATCTGCTTCAACCCCGTGCGGTGGATCTGGCCAAGACCCAGGGAGTGGATCTCTCCAGCCTGTTAGCACCGATCCAGGGTTCAGAGGACCGTTCCTGGCTGCGCCACAGTGCTGAAGCCCATGGCAATGGGTCGATCCTGGAGGATCAGTTGCTGGCCGATGCCGAGCTGATGGCAGCGGTGGAGAGTCAT
Coding sequences within it:
- the gltB gene encoding glutamate synthase large subunit, with the protein product MSHPTGSLWPYSDSAAPEAVAGEKDACGVGFLAQLSGETSHWVLQQALRGLGCMEHRGGCGGDGDSGDGAGVLCQIPWSYLKAVWPEAASARGLGMMFMPQDPERRELARQFCNEEAESLGLTSAGWRVVPVDPSVLGPMARDTAPVIEQWSLAGGPDGDGFEALLLRLRRRIGARARKTWGFEGSRDLYVASLSSRTVVYKGMVRSEVLAQYFADLRDPRFEVSFAVYHRRFSTNTLPRWPLAQPMRLLGHNGEINTLLGNLNWAKASEASLADVWGEAADDLNPVVNPAFSDSANLDATLELMVRSGRSITDSLITLVPEAFRNQPDLEDRPEVTAMYEFNAGIQEPWDGPALLVFADGKRVGATLDRNGLRPARWCTTADGFVIMGSETGVVDLSGKTVVQKGRLGPGQMVAVDLENGQLLDNWTVKEDAAGRFPYGDWLQQHRRSVAAQPWAQDRQIGELDLLRLQTAMGFTAEDFDLVIEDMAGLGKEPTYCMGDDIPLAVLSDKPHLLYDYFKQRFAQVTNPPIDPLREKLVMSLEMHLGERRPALKPQPEAAAVIHLDTPVLNEAELAAISEQGLPVATLSTQVAVEACAGGLSSALQGLCQAAEEAVRSGAQVLVLSDRVDRSGAAAQLTATSVAMPALLAVGAVHHHLLRQKLRLRCSLVIDTAQCWSTHHMACLIGYGASAVCPWLTWETTRHWLAHPKTQKRIEQGKLPVLDADKVQANVRVSLENGLRKILSKIGISLLASYHGAQIFEAIGLGADVIDTAFTGTTSRVAGMTLAELANETLSLHAKAFPELNRSKLEFMGFVQYRTGGEYHLNSPDMAKALHKAVAEGPGYDHFSTYKTLLENRPVTALRDLLEFKLAPTPLPLDQVESAESLCKRFCTGGMSLGALSREAHEVLAVAMNRIGGKSNSGEGGEDPARFQVLHDVDAEGRSQAFPSIGGLRNGDTACSAIKQIASGRFGVTAEYLRSGKQLEIKVAQGAKPGEGGQLPGPKVDDYIAWLRNSKPGVALISPPPHHDIYSIEDLAQLIHDLHQVHPKAPVSVKLVAEIGIGTIAAGVAKANADVIQISGHDGGTGASPLSSIKHAGSPWELGLTEVHRSLVENGLRDRVLLRADGGLKTGWDVVIAALLGAEEYGFGSVAMIAEGCIMARVCHTNNCPVGVATQKEALRKRFTGVPEHVVNFFWYVAEEVRQLLSLLGVAKLEDLIGRSDLLQPRAVDLAKTQGVDLSSLLAPIQGSEDRSWLRHSAEAHGNGSILEDQLLADAELMAAVESHGSLSRTIAIVNTDRSVGARLAGEIAQRHGNRGFSGQLNFTFQGAAGQSFGAFLVQGMNVRLEGEANDYVGKGMNSGRISLVPSDGCANPGDQVILGNTCLYGATGGELFALGRAGERFGVRNSGARTVVEGAGDHCCEYMTGGVVVVLGSTGRNVGAGMTGGVTFLLDEGDRVASRVNPEIVAVCSLTTAQQEATLKGLLEAHVVATGSSKASALLADWAAAKGRFKVLIPPSERAAMGLVDQQAVAA